In Armatimonadota bacterium, a single genomic region encodes these proteins:
- a CDS encoding DUF881 domain-containing protein produces MAHDLLASAARVRTRLPVWQPLAALVLMALGFLLVVQLRTGRELVAEQAEVPTRNVYALASLLREEREARRALEGQVAALRKQLERYERAQAQGRSLAASLTHEVEQLRMALGLVAMEGPGVVVVLRDAPVQPAGAAPVIVTYQDLVGVVNELWAAGAEAVAVNGQRVTAMTGFSQVGGTVVVNLRRLTAPYRITALGDPQTLQEALTIRGGLVEGLRGLGLSVQITRHPSLQVPPYTGTIRFERARPVR; encoded by the coding sequence ATGGCCCACGACCTGCTGGCCTCCGCCGCGCGGGTGCGGACCCGGTTGCCGGTGTGGCAGCCGCTGGCCGCCCTCGTCCTCATGGCCCTGGGTTTCCTGCTGGTGGTCCAGCTCCGCACCGGCCGCGAGCTCGTGGCCGAGCAGGCCGAAGTCCCCACGCGCAACGTCTACGCGCTGGCCAGCCTCCTGCGGGAGGAGCGCGAGGCCCGTCGTGCCCTGGAAGGGCAGGTGGCGGCGCTGCGGAAGCAGCTGGAGCGCTACGAGCGCGCCCAGGCCCAGGGGCGCAGCCTGGCCGCCTCCCTCACCCACGAGGTGGAGCAGCTGCGCATGGCGCTGGGCCTCGTGGCCATGGAGGGGCCGGGCGTGGTCGTCGTCCTGCGTGACGCGCCCGTCCAGCCGGCCGGCGCCGCCCCGGTGATCGTCACCTACCAGGATCTGGTCGGCGTGGTGAACGAGCTGTGGGCGGCCGGCGCCGAGGCCGTGGCCGTGAACGGGCAGCGGGTCACCGCAATGACCGGGTTCAGCCAGGTCGGCGGGACGGTTGTGGTGAACCTGCGGCGCCTCACCGCCCCCTACCGCATCACGGCCCTGGGTGACCCGCAGACGCTGCAGGAGGCGCTCACCATCCGCGGCGGGCTCGTCGAGGGGCTCCGGGGGCTCGGCCTCTCCGTGCAGATCACCCGTCACCCCTCCCTCCAGGTCCCTCCCTACACCGGCACCATCCGGTTCGAGCGGGCCCGGCCGGTGCGATGA
- the coaE gene encoding dephospho-CoA kinase (Dephospho-CoA kinase (CoaE) performs the final step in coenzyme A biosynthesis.), whose product MARVIGLTGGVASGKSTVAAMLRALGAVVLDADAIVRELQQPGTPVFQAIVEAFGPGVVRADGTLDRAALGRRVFADPEARRRLNAIVHPAVRERLHQEVERLQRRLPADAVIVLDLPLLLDTAPRQAYPLEGVIVVVADEGTQVARLRARDGLDEAAARQRLAAQRPVREKAAEADWVIDNSGSLEETRRQVEALWRRLTG is encoded by the coding sequence GTGGCGCGAGTCATCGGGCTGACCGGTGGCGTGGCCAGCGGGAAGAGCACCGTGGCCGCCATGCTGCGGGCGCTGGGCGCGGTCGTCCTGGACGCCGACGCCATCGTGCGGGAGCTCCAGCAGCCCGGCACGCCGGTCTTCCAGGCGATCGTGGAGGCCTTCGGGCCGGGGGTGGTCCGGGCCGACGGCACCCTCGACCGGGCCGCCCTGGGCCGCCGCGTCTTCGCCGACCCTGAGGCGCGGCGGCGCCTCAACGCCATCGTCCACCCGGCCGTGCGCGAGCGCCTGCACCAGGAGGTGGAGCGGCTGCAGCGCCGCCTGCCTGCCGACGCGGTGATCGTGCTGGACCTCCCCCTGCTGCTCGACACCGCACCCCGTCAGGCCTACCCGCTGGAGGGCGTGATCGTGGTCGTGGCCGACGAAGGCACCCAGGTGGCGCGGCTGCGCGCGCGCGATGGCCTGGACGAGGCGGCGGCGCGCCAGCGCCTGGCGGCGCAGCGCCCCGTGCGCGAGAAGGCCGCCGAGGCCGACTGGGTCATCGACAACTCCGGCTCCCTCGAGGAGACCCGCCGCCAGGTGGAGGCGCTCTGGCGGCGGCTCACTGGCTGA
- the polA gene encoding DNA polymerase I — MTRKLVLLDANGLVYRAFFALPYFTTTDGRPTNAVYGFTSMLLKVLEEEAPDFLAAAYDRAAPTFRHRAYEAYKAHRERMPDDLRPQLALSQEVLEHFRIPIFEVEGYEAEDVIAALALRGVEDGFDVLIVSGDLDLLQLVRPGIRVMITSRGVTETTTYDEARVRARFGFPPERLPDFKALKGEPTDNIPGVPGIGEKTAAQLVAQFGTVEALLDRLDEAPPRLRERLRAHAAQILQSKHLATVVPAPLSWRWEDLARREPDRAAVERLFKALEFKTLLERLGGTPAAVPVDGEYGAADDVSALLAEATAEAGVYLVREPGHPLTAALRGIAVAGRAGRARHLPLDDRLPEALAAWCADARVRKASGDLKADLHTLARLGVTPGGWDFDAGLAAYLLNPGKKTHTLATAAWEYLGWRLDEEAERQGPLALDVGAAACRGADALARLRPLLEARLRERELEALYREIELPLVPVLAAMERAGVRVDVPYLQALSRELAARIDALTREIYRLAGTEFNISSPRQVAFVLFEKLQLPALKKTKTGLSTDAEVLEYLAGQHEIAARIVEHRELVKLKSTYVDVLPRLVDPRTGRVHTTFNQTLAATGRISSAEPNLQNIPIRTEAGRQIRRAIIPADGCLLLGVDYSQIDLRVLAHITEDPTLLEAFARGDDVHTVTAMEVFNVPREAVTPELRRRAKVIVFGVAYGMSEFGLAAQLGITKTEAKRYIEAYYARYPRVRAYMQRIVEQARREGYVTTLLNRRRYLPDLFSRNRVVREAAERTAINTPIQGSSADIIKKAMIDLARDVLPRWPEVRMILQVHDELLFEVPAGQVEPVARAIQAVMEAAYPLRVPLTTEAKAGPNWAEMAPLPALAAGRR; from the coding sequence GTGACCCGGAAGCTCGTCCTGCTCGACGCCAACGGCCTGGTCTACCGCGCCTTCTTCGCCCTGCCCTACTTCACCACCACGGACGGCCGGCCGACCAACGCCGTCTACGGCTTCACCAGCATGCTCCTCAAGGTCCTGGAGGAGGAGGCGCCCGACTTCCTGGCCGCCGCCTACGACCGCGCCGCCCCGACTTTCCGGCACCGCGCCTACGAGGCCTACAAGGCCCACCGGGAGCGCATGCCCGACGACCTGCGCCCGCAGCTCGCGCTGAGCCAGGAGGTCCTCGAGCACTTCCGCATCCCCATCTTCGAGGTCGAAGGGTACGAGGCGGAGGACGTCATCGCCGCCCTGGCGCTGCGCGGGGTCGAGGACGGGTTCGACGTGCTGATCGTGAGCGGCGACCTGGACCTCCTCCAGCTCGTCCGCCCGGGGATCCGGGTGATGATCACGAGCCGCGGCGTCACCGAGACGACCACCTACGACGAGGCGCGGGTGCGCGCCCGCTTCGGCTTCCCGCCCGAGCGCCTGCCCGACTTCAAGGCGCTCAAGGGGGAGCCCACCGACAACATCCCCGGCGTGCCGGGGATCGGCGAGAAGACGGCGGCGCAGCTCGTGGCGCAGTTCGGCACCGTGGAGGCGCTGCTCGACCGGCTCGACGAGGCGCCGCCCCGGCTGCGGGAGCGGCTGCGGGCGCACGCGGCCCAGATCCTGCAGAGCAAGCACCTGGCCACGGTGGTGCCCGCGCCGCTGTCATGGCGGTGGGAGGACCTGGCGCGGCGGGAGCCGGACCGCGCCGCGGTCGAGCGCCTCTTCAAGGCCCTGGAGTTCAAGACGCTGCTGGAGCGCCTGGGCGGGACGCCGGCTGCCGTCCCGGTCGACGGGGAGTACGGGGCGGCCGACGACGTCTCCGCCCTGCTCGCCGAGGCCACCGCGGAGGCCGGCGTCTACCTGGTGCGCGAGCCCGGGCATCCCCTGACGGCCGCCCTGCGGGGGATCGCCGTGGCGGGGCGGGCCGGACGGGCCCGCCACCTCCCCCTGGACGACCGGCTGCCCGAGGCCCTGGCGGCGTGGTGCGCTGATGCGCGCGTGCGCAAGGCCAGCGGCGACCTCAAAGCCGACCTGCACACGCTGGCCCGGCTCGGCGTGACCCCGGGCGGGTGGGACTTCGACGCCGGGCTGGCGGCCTATCTCCTCAACCCGGGCAAGAAGACCCACACCCTGGCCACCGCTGCCTGGGAGTACCTGGGGTGGCGCCTGGACGAGGAGGCGGAGAGGCAGGGCCCGCTGGCCCTCGACGTCGGTGCGGCGGCCTGCCGCGGCGCCGACGCCCTGGCCCGCCTGCGCCCGCTGCTGGAGGCCCGCCTGCGCGAGCGCGAGCTGGAGGCGCTCTACCGCGAGATCGAGCTGCCCCTCGTCCCGGTGCTGGCGGCCATGGAGCGCGCCGGCGTGCGGGTGGACGTCCCCTATCTCCAGGCCCTCAGCCGGGAGCTGGCCGCGCGCATCGACGCCCTGACCCGGGAGATCTACCGGCTGGCCGGCACCGAGTTCAACATCAGCAGCCCCCGGCAGGTGGCCTTCGTCCTCTTCGAGAAGCTGCAGCTCCCCGCGCTCAAGAAGACGAAGACCGGCCTGTCCACCGACGCCGAGGTGCTGGAGTACCTGGCCGGGCAGCACGAGATCGCCGCCCGCATCGTGGAGCACCGCGAGCTGGTGAAGCTCAAGAGCACCTACGTGGACGTCCTGCCGCGGCTCGTCGACCCGCGCACGGGTCGGGTGCACACCACTTTCAACCAGACGCTGGCGGCCACGGGGCGCATCAGCTCCGCCGAGCCCAACCTGCAGAACATCCCCATCCGCACCGAGGCGGGCCGCCAGATCCGCCGCGCCATCATCCCCGCGGACGGCTGCCTGCTGCTGGGGGTCGACTACTCCCAGATCGACCTGCGCGTGCTGGCGCACATCACCGAGGACCCCACGCTGCTCGAGGCCTTCGCCCGCGGCGACGACGTGCACACCGTGACGGCCATGGAGGTCTTCAACGTCCCGCGCGAGGCCGTCACCCCGGAGCTGCGCCGGCGGGCCAAGGTCATCGTCTTCGGGGTGGCCTACGGGATGAGCGAGTTCGGCCTGGCCGCCCAGCTCGGGATCACCAAGACCGAGGCGAAGCGGTACATCGAGGCCTACTACGCCCGCTACCCGCGCGTGCGCGCCTACATGCAGCGCATCGTGGAGCAGGCGCGGCGCGAGGGGTACGTCACCACGCTGCTCAACCGGCGCCGCTACCTGCCCGACCTCTTCAGCCGCAACCGCGTGGTGCGCGAGGCGGCGGAGCGCACCGCCATCAACACGCCCATCCAGGGCTCCAGCGCGGACATCATCAAGAAGGCGATGATCGACCTGGCCCGCGACGTCCTGCCGCGCTGGCCCGAGGTGCGCATGATCCTGCAGGTGCACGACGAGCTGCTCTTCGAGGTGCCGGCGGGGCAGGTCGAGCCGGTGGCGCGGGCGATCCAGGCCGTGATGGAAGCGGCCTACCCCCTGCGCGTCCCCCTGACCACGGAGGCGAAGGCCGGACCGAACTGGGCGGAGATGGCGCCCCTCCCGGCGCTGGCCGCCGGCCGGCGCTGA
- the uvrB gene encoding excinuclease ABC subunit UvrB has translation MPEFQLVTDMEPRGDQPKAIAELVESIQAGNRFTTLLGVTGSGKSVVADTPVYLRQGGRIQLQPIGQVVDALMAHHHSAVRWEGDAEVLDLAGTGHQLEALSLDPGSGRVSWKPVRQVIRHRAPRQLWKVRTACGRSVTVTGDHNFFVLRDGRLQLLETSAIRPGDYLPLPRTLDEPPAPLTALALEDVLDDGVGDGVRIAVAIPAFGAVWKTKHQVLRAILPSHRAAGLLRGERMALRTYRDLVAAIPALRAGARMGSRRRFHDLPADLPITPLLMRFIGYFLAEGYVGRGVLTISSADPGVIQDIEAAARSFGLRVRRGPGRYDYTLPSVLWARLLTTWCGRKARDKHLPPFWPQLANADLAELLRAYFSADGGVEGDEVTATTASATLASDLAYALLRFGIVARVRERHVRVPYWRLSVSGQPFLRRFREAIGFRPLAKQDRLNALCGGRENTNVDVIPLDPEVLRDVRRQLGLSQTQVARHVALSRSALALIEGGRRRPSKTVAKRVLDFLADEAHMQEHVPVLRRVREMQVLLNPFWTRVEVVAPARGEARVYDLAVAEHETFLAGVGGLFVHNTYTMAHVIAQVQRPTLVIAHNKTLAAQLYSEFREFFPHNAVRYFVSYYDYYQPEAYVPQTDLYIAKDASINDEIDRLRHAATKALMERRDVIVVASVSCIYGLGRPEDYREVMLLIRRGERRSREEILRRLVDIQYERNDVDFARGRFRVRGDVIEVFPAYEERAVRVELFGDEVDRILELDPLTGEVLEEKSVIAIWPAKHWVTTEERLERALRSIEEELQERVAWFRQQGKLLEAQRLEFRTRYDLELLREVGYCPGIENYSRHLDGRAPGERPGCLLDYFPRDFLMFIDESHVTVPQIKGMVEGDRSRKKNLVDFGFRLPSAYDNRPLTWEEFERLIHQAIFVSATPGPFELEVSQRVVEQIVRPTGLVDPHVEVRPARGQIDDLIGEIRAQAAKGERTLVTTLTKRMAEDLTAYLAEMGLKVHYLHAEVETLERVQILKDLRLGTYDVLVGINLLREGLDLPEVSLVAILDADREGYLRSETSLIQTMGRAARHASGRVLLYADAVTESMRRAIDETNRRREIQLRYNAEHGITPQSVVKPIRDLIDIAQVAEELEAYRPQTEVLTAQELIRLAETQRAKVPWSVARLLMLSPQELEETIAALEREMRRAAAELQFEKAAVLRDQIQELRQGLGEPFFQRGPVGAGARGRGNGPGRRGGGTGRGRRRRNGRR, from the coding sequence GTGCCGGAGTTCCAGCTCGTCACAGACATGGAACCCCGGGGCGATCAGCCCAAGGCGATCGCCGAGCTGGTGGAGAGCATCCAGGCCGGGAACCGCTTCACCACCCTGCTGGGGGTCACGGGGTCCGGGAAGAGTGTCGTCGCCGACACGCCTGTGTACCTCAGGCAGGGGGGCCGTATCCAGCTGCAGCCCATCGGCCAAGTTGTGGACGCTCTCATGGCGCACCATCACTCGGCCGTGCGGTGGGAGGGCGATGCGGAGGTCCTGGATCTTGCCGGGACCGGTCACCAGCTGGAAGCCTTGAGTCTTGATCCTGGCTCGGGCCGGGTCTCCTGGAAACCGGTTCGGCAGGTCATTCGGCACCGCGCTCCCCGGCAGTTATGGAAGGTTCGGACCGCCTGCGGCCGGAGCGTCACCGTCACCGGCGACCATAACTTCTTCGTCCTCAGAGACGGTCGTCTCCAGCTGCTTGAGACGTCCGCCATCAGGCCCGGCGATTACCTTCCCCTGCCGCGGACCCTCGACGAGCCTCCGGCACCCCTCACCGCGCTCGCCTTGGAGGATGTCTTGGATGACGGCGTCGGCGACGGCGTGCGAATCGCTGTTGCCATCCCGGCGTTCGGCGCGGTCTGGAAGACGAAGCACCAGGTGCTGCGGGCCATCCTCCCGTCCCACCGCGCTGCCGGGCTGCTGCGCGGAGAACGGATGGCCCTTCGCACGTATCGTGACCTCGTCGCGGCCATTCCGGCGCTGCGGGCGGGGGCCCGGATGGGAAGCCGACGGCGCTTCCATGACTTGCCGGCGGACCTGCCGATTACGCCACTCCTGATGCGTTTCATCGGATACTTCCTCGCCGAGGGGTATGTCGGGAGGGGCGTGCTGACGATTTCATCGGCGGATCCCGGAGTCATTCAGGATATTGAAGCGGCCGCTCGATCCTTTGGACTTCGGGTCCGTCGAGGTCCGGGACGATACGACTATACCCTGCCGTCGGTCCTGTGGGCGCGGTTACTCACCACGTGGTGCGGGCGAAAGGCTCGCGACAAACACCTGCCGCCGTTCTGGCCTCAGCTCGCCAATGCCGACTTGGCCGAGCTCCTGCGGGCCTATTTCAGCGCCGATGGCGGCGTGGAGGGAGACGAGGTCACGGCCACCACGGCCAGTGCGACCCTGGCGTCCGACCTCGCCTACGCGCTCTTGCGTTTCGGCATTGTGGCACGCGTGCGCGAACGCCATGTCCGTGTGCCCTACTGGCGGCTGTCCGTGTCCGGACAACCCTTCCTGAGGCGGTTTCGAGAGGCGATCGGGTTTCGCCCACTGGCCAAGCAGGATCGCCTCAACGCCCTCTGTGGGGGCCGAGAGAACACGAACGTCGACGTGATCCCGCTGGACCCGGAGGTGCTCCGGGACGTTCGCCGTCAGTTGGGGCTGAGCCAGACGCAGGTCGCTCGACACGTCGCGCTCTCGCGTTCGGCTCTCGCGCTCATCGAGGGGGGACGCCGCCGGCCCTCGAAAACGGTGGCCAAGCGGGTACTGGACTTTCTAGCCGATGAGGCTCACATGCAGGAGCACGTTCCGGTCCTCCGGCGTGTCCGGGAGATGCAGGTCCTGCTGAATCCCTTCTGGACCCGCGTCGAGGTGGTTGCACCCGCCCGGGGTGAGGCGCGGGTCTACGACCTGGCAGTGGCGGAGCATGAGACGTTTCTTGCGGGCGTGGGCGGCCTCTTCGTGCACAACACCTACACCATGGCCCACGTGATCGCCCAGGTCCAGCGCCCCACGCTCGTGATCGCCCACAACAAGACGCTGGCGGCGCAACTCTACAGCGAGTTCCGCGAGTTCTTCCCCCACAACGCCGTGCGCTACTTCGTCTCCTACTACGACTACTACCAGCCCGAGGCCTACGTGCCCCAGACCGACCTCTACATCGCCAAGGACGCCTCCATCAACGATGAGATCGACCGCCTGCGCCACGCCGCCACCAAGGCGCTGATGGAGCGCCGGGACGTCATCGTCGTGGCCTCGGTCTCCTGCATCTACGGGTTGGGCCGCCCGGAGGACTACCGCGAGGTCATGCTCCTCATCCGTCGGGGCGAGCGCCGCTCCCGCGAGGAGATCCTGCGCCGCCTGGTCGACATCCAGTACGAGCGCAACGACGTGGACTTCGCCCGCGGCCGCTTCCGCGTGCGGGGCGACGTCATCGAGGTCTTCCCCGCCTACGAGGAACGGGCGGTGCGGGTGGAGCTCTTCGGGGACGAGGTGGACCGCATCCTCGAGCTCGATCCGCTCACCGGCGAGGTCCTGGAGGAGAAGTCGGTCATCGCCATCTGGCCGGCCAAGCACTGGGTGACGACGGAGGAGCGGCTGGAGCGGGCGCTGCGCTCCATCGAGGAGGAGCTGCAGGAGCGGGTGGCGTGGTTCCGCCAGCAGGGCAAGCTGCTAGAGGCGCAGCGCCTGGAGTTCCGCACCCGCTACGACCTGGAGCTACTGCGGGAGGTGGGCTACTGCCCGGGGATCGAGAACTACTCGCGCCACCTGGACGGCCGGGCCCCCGGGGAGCGTCCCGGCTGTCTGCTGGACTACTTCCCCCGCGACTTCCTGATGTTCATCGACGAGAGCCACGTCACCGTGCCGCAGATCAAGGGGATGGTGGAAGGGGACCGCTCCCGCAAGAAGAACCTGGTGGACTTCGGCTTCCGGCTGCCCTCGGCCTACGACAACCGTCCGCTCACCTGGGAGGAGTTCGAGCGCCTCATCCACCAGGCCATCTTCGTCTCGGCCACCCCCGGGCCCTTCGAGCTGGAGGTCAGCCAGCGGGTGGTGGAGCAGATCGTCCGGCCCACCGGGCTGGTCGACCCGCACGTGGAGGTGCGCCCGGCGCGCGGGCAGATCGACGACCTGATCGGGGAGATCCGCGCCCAGGCGGCGAAGGGGGAGCGGACCCTGGTCACCACGCTCACCAAGCGTATGGCCGAGGACCTGACGGCCTACCTGGCGGAGATGGGGCTCAAGGTCCACTACCTGCACGCCGAGGTGGAGACCCTGGAGCGCGTGCAGATCCTCAAGGACTTGCGGTTGGGGACCTACGACGTGCTGGTCGGCATCAACCTGCTGCGCGAGGGGCTGGACCTGCCGGAGGTCTCCCTGGTGGCGATCCTGGACGCAGACAGGGAAGGGTACCTCCGGTCGGAGACGTCGCTCATTCAAACCATGGGTCGCGCGGCCCGACATGCGTCGGGCCGCGTGCTCCTCTACGCCGACGCGGTCACCGAGTCGATGCGCCGGGCCATCGACGAGACGAACCGCCGCCGCGAGATCCAGCTCCGCTACAACGCCGAGCACGGCATCACGCCGCAGTCGGTGGTCAAGCCCATCCGCGACCTCATCGACATCGCCCAGGTGGCCGAGGAGCTTGAGGCGTACCGGCCGCAGACCGAGGTGCTGACGGCGCAGGAGCTCATCCGCCTGGCGGAGACGCAGCGGGCGAAGGTGCCCTGGTCGGTGGCGCGGCTGCTCATGCTCTCCCCGCAGGAGCTGGAGGAGACCATCGCCGCGCTGGAGCGGGAGATGCGGCGGGCGGCGGCGGAGCTGCAGTTCGAGAAGGCCGCCGTGCTGCGCGACCAGATCCAGGAGCTGCGCCAGGGGCTGGGGGAGCCGTTCTTCCAGCGCGGGCCGGTGGGCGCGGGCGCGCGGGGACGGGGGAACGGCCCGGGCCGGCGCGGGGGCGGCACCGGCCGGGGGCGGCGAAGACGCAATGGTCGACGCTAG
- a CDS encoding cold-shock protein: MPRGTVKWFNAEKGYGFITPDEGGKDVFVHHTAILMEGYRSLNEGQKVEYEITQGQKGPQATNVRPL, from the coding sequence ATGCCGAGGGGAACGGTCAAGTGGTTCAACGCCGAGAAGGGGTATGGCTTCATCACCCCTGATGAAGGCGGGAAGGACGTTTTCGTGCACCACACGGCCATTCTGATGGAGGGCTACCGCAGCCTGAACGAGGGTCAGAAGGTCGAGTACGAGATCACCCAGGGCCAGAAGGGTCCCCAGGCCACGAACGTCCGGCCGCTCTAG
- a CDS encoding sigma-70 family RNA polymerase sigma factor: protein MGLVTGRPQVRGPEDPAGRDAARPADRGAGADVDEGALIERSQRGDLEAFDRLVLIHQDRIYHLAYRVTGNAEDARDVTQETFIKAYRALPRYRHHAAFGTWLHRIAVNTALDLVRRRPQAPPAGLDEVTLAAAAHNPDLELERREAERRVQAALARLSPPHRTIVVLRDLQGMAYEEIAGVLGIPIGTVRSRLSRAREALRQALRDLGVVEDAP, encoded by the coding sequence ATGGGACTGGTGACGGGGAGGCCGCAGGTCCGTGGTCCCGAGGACCCGGCGGGCCGGGATGCCGCCAGACCGGCGGACCGGGGCGCCGGCGCGGACGTCGATGAGGGCGCCCTCATCGAGCGCAGCCAGCGCGGTGACCTGGAAGCCTTCGACCGCCTCGTCCTCATCCACCAGGACCGGATCTACCATCTGGCCTACCGCGTCACCGGCAATGCGGAGGACGCGCGCGACGTCACGCAGGAGACCTTCATCAAGGCCTACCGCGCGCTGCCGCGCTACCGCCACCACGCTGCCTTCGGGACCTGGCTACACCGGATCGCCGTGAACACCGCGCTCGACCTGGTGCGCCGGCGCCCCCAGGCGCCCCCCGCGGGGCTCGACGAGGTGACGCTCGCGGCCGCCGCCCACAACCCGGACCTGGAGCTGGAGCGCCGGGAGGCGGAGCGCCGCGTGCAGGCGGCGCTGGCCCGGCTCTCCCCGCCGCACCGCACCATCGTCGTGCTGCGCGACCTGCAGGGGATGGCCTACGAGGAGATCGCCGGTGTCCTGGGGATCCCCATCGGGACCGTCCGCTCCCGGCTCAGCCGGGCGCGGGAGGCGCTCCGCCAGGCGCTCCGGGACCTGGGTGTGGTGGAGGACGCGCCATGA
- a CDS encoding Rieske (2Fe-2S) protein yields MGHLLDVGGARSGAARNFLRGVWLGHPPPPGPGGPPHRRLGCSLAEDRLEGETIVCPCHGSRVALADGRALEGPRAYPQTVLETRVHNGQVEVRRAE; encoded by the coding sequence GTGGGACACCTCCTCGACGTCGGAGGTGCGCGGTCAGGAGCCGCCCGCAACTTCCTGCGCGGGGTCTGGCTCGGCCACCCCCCTCCACCCGGTCCTGGTGGACCTCCCCATCGGCGCCTGGGGTGCTCCCTGGCCGAGGACCGGCTGGAGGGGGAGACAATTGTCTGCCCCTGCCACGGGTCGCGGGTCGCGCTCGCCGACGGCCGCGCGCTGGAGGGCCCAAGAGCCTACCCCCAGACGGTCCTGGAGACGCGGGTCCACAACGGCCAGGTGGAGGTCAGGCGCGCGGAGTAG
- a CDS encoding DUF4349 domain-containing protein, with the protein MSTHLANTHPSADDLSAYLDHEVDAQTRAVLEGHLEACPSCRARLDALEQTVGAVRALGPVSAPPAVRAAVYDRLRRERRWPGLWLSRLPPSLEGSAWRLAGAAVAILLVGLFAANLWQQAVPEDEVGTALPRLGPGAPSAPGRAPATPALQPAVQTVGSGAGTAPVIRQVVHQASVTLLVARLADASAALVRIAEQGGGFVAASSTDRQRGESRYVLRVPAPRFHRALEEVEALGQVEQREVRGEDVSEQLVDLRARLRNLERHERQLLALMDRAGRVSDLLTIEQELARVRGEIETLAGRLRMLGERVDFATIEVTVRERPGGVPVRLWDLGATLPKVRQAFLGTVRQVLAATEWVLVVLGAVTPLAVLGLGGWGLRRWLRRGPSPV; encoded by the coding sequence ATGAGCACGCATCTCGCCAACACGCACCCGTCCGCCGACGACCTCTCGGCCTACCTGGACCACGAGGTTGACGCCCAGACGCGCGCGGTGCTGGAGGGGCACCTGGAGGCCTGCCCGTCCTGTCGCGCGCGGCTCGACGCGCTGGAGCAGACGGTGGGCGCGGTGCGTGCCCTCGGCCCCGTCTCCGCGCCGCCGGCCGTGCGGGCCGCGGTCTACGACCGGCTGCGGCGTGAGCGCCGCTGGCCGGGCCTGTGGCTCAGCCGACTCCCCCCATCGCTCGAGGGGTCGGCGTGGCGCCTCGCCGGGGCGGCGGTGGCGATCCTCCTGGTCGGGCTCTTCGCCGCGAACCTCTGGCAGCAGGCCGTCCCAGAGGACGAGGTCGGCACCGCCCTGCCGCGCCTGGGGCCGGGGGCGCCGTCCGCCCCGGGGCGGGCACCGGCCACCCCGGCGCTGCAACCGGCGGTACAGACGGTGGGCAGCGGCGCCGGCACCGCACCCGTCATCCGCCAGGTGGTGCACCAGGCCAGCGTGACGCTGCTCGTCGCCCGCCTGGCGGACGCGTCCGCCGCGCTGGTGCGCATCGCCGAGCAGGGTGGCGGGTTCGTGGCCGCCTCCAGCACCGACCGGCAGCGGGGGGAGAGCCGCTACGTCCTGCGCGTCCCCGCGCCGCGGTTCCACCGGGCGCTGGAGGAGGTGGAGGCGCTCGGGCAGGTGGAGCAGCGGGAGGTGCGCGGCGAGGACGTCTCGGAGCAGCTGGTGGACCTGCGGGCCCGCCTGCGCAACCTGGAGCGGCACGAGCGGCAGCTCCTGGCGCTGATGGACCGCGCAGGGCGGGTGTCGGACCTGCTGACCATCGAGCAGGAACTGGCCCGCGTGCGCGGGGAGATCGAGACGCTGGCCGGCCGCTTGCGCATGCTGGGGGAGCGAGTCGACTTCGCCACGATCGAGGTGACGGTGCGGGAGCGGCCGGGCGGTGTCCCGGTGCGTCTCTGGGATCTGGGCGCCACCCTGCCGAAGGTCCGCCAGGCCTTCCTGGGGACGGTGCGGCAGGTCCTGGCGGCGACGGAGTGGGTGCTGGTCGTGCTCGGCGCGGTCACCCCCCTGGCCGTGCTGGGCCTCGGGGGATGGGGGCTGCGGCGTTGGCTGCGCCGCGGCCCCTCCCCCGTGTGA